The following are encoded in a window of Magnetococcales bacterium genomic DNA:
- a CDS encoding cobalamin-dependent protein (Presence of a B(12) (cobalamin)-binding domain implies dependence on cobalamin itself, in one of its several forms, or in some unusual lineages, dependence on a cobalamin-like analog.), translated as MDAKTETFQPTSLHDPSQADAMPGERPYRPHISRPPLPTLSLINVVMEGDYQFEQEVPIGIGHLASFLRAHDFPVLLHQCFASQGEEQIHLASQLAADVYGFQLNMVNYLNVRDVASRIKARRPEAMVILGGPFLSSLAEQILAAEPLFDCMVYGEGEHTLLEIMQRLALGQREMAPVAGVVWRHADGHIVRNPPRPLIADLDSLPFPARDSLETAARDPNDGGVLGSVRMLTSRGCIAQCTFCSVNFYTRLQKGKVWRGRSPKNVVDELEVLTQKYRARIFNFSDSSFEDPGRKGKQRTREICEDIIRRRLPVSIKVYMRGDSLLEPGDEDLLRLWKRAGVDVVIVGLEAGSEQELAYYGKRATIAQNVATMHMLKRIDLFYVIIGFIMFGPNSTIASLRQNIAFMRELEWTDNPNQVSCTLMLIRDSALYHSLKEEDRLIEAENPWELPRYRFLDPGAERVARHWDGLFGRYPNTLELNHNQVNFENLITRINNPMNAHIKEAVGDRFEALKGEYLALKREFGVTQHDYFVHVLDLVEDGCTDALLKQTGEQFFGDVYASYLARYRRLFESALTLIEGTKLGMSGILFLNFYSHAINKGITRV; from the coding sequence ATGGATGCCAAAACAGAAACTTTTCAACCCACCTCTCTGCATGATCCATCCCAGGCCGACGCCATGCCGGGTGAACGTCCCTACCGACCACACATTTCCCGCCCCCCCCTGCCGACCTTGAGCCTGATCAACGTCGTCATGGAAGGGGATTATCAGTTTGAACAGGAGGTTCCCATCGGTATCGGCCACCTGGCCTCCTTTCTGCGGGCGCATGATTTTCCTGTTCTCCTGCACCAATGCTTTGCCAGCCAGGGGGAGGAGCAGATCCACCTGGCCAGCCAGTTGGCAGCCGATGTGTACGGCTTTCAGCTCAACATGGTGAACTACCTGAATGTGCGTGATGTCGCCAGCCGCATCAAAGCCAGGCGCCCGGAGGCCATGGTGATCCTCGGCGGTCCCTTCCTCTCCTCGCTGGCCGAACAGATTTTGGCAGCGGAACCCCTTTTCGACTGCATGGTCTACGGCGAAGGGGAACACACCCTTCTGGAGATCATGCAGCGTCTGGCCCTTGGCCAACGGGAGATGGCGCCCGTTGCCGGCGTGGTGTGGCGTCATGCCGATGGGCATATCGTGCGCAATCCGCCCCGCCCTTTGATCGCCGATCTGGATTCACTACCCTTCCCGGCCCGCGACTCCCTGGAGACCGCCGCCCGCGACCCCAACGACGGCGGCGTTTTGGGCAGCGTCCGCATGCTCACTTCCCGGGGGTGTATTGCCCAATGCACCTTCTGCTCCGTTAATTTTTACACCCGCCTGCAAAAGGGGAAAGTCTGGCGTGGCCGCTCCCCCAAGAATGTGGTGGACGAACTCGAAGTGTTGACCCAGAAATACCGCGCCCGCATCTTCAATTTTTCCGACAGCTCTTTCGAGGATCCCGGTCGCAAGGGGAAACAACGCACCCGGGAGATTTGCGAGGACATCATCCGCCGGCGCCTGCCGGTTTCCATCAAGGTCTACATGCGGGGGGACTCCCTTCTGGAGCCCGGGGATGAAGATTTGTTGCGCCTGTGGAAGCGGGCCGGCGTCGATGTGGTTATCGTCGGGTTGGAGGCGGGATCGGAGCAGGAGTTGGCCTATTACGGCAAGCGTGCGACCATCGCTCAAAACGTGGCCACCATGCACATGCTCAAAAGGATCGACCTCTTCTACGTCATCATCGGCTTCATCATGTTCGGTCCCAACTCCACCATCGCCTCTCTGCGGCAAAACATCGCCTTCATGCGTGAGTTGGAGTGGACCGACAACCCGAACCAGGTCTCCTGCACCCTCATGCTGATCCGGGATTCAGCCCTGTACCACAGCCTGAAGGAGGAGGATCGTCTCATCGAGGCGGAGAACCCCTGGGAACTCCCCCGCTATCGTTTCCTGGATCCCGGCGCCGAACGTGTTGCCCGCCATTGGGACGGTCTCTTTGGCCGCTACCCCAACACCCTGGAGCTGAACCACAATCAGGTCAATTTTGAAAATTTGATCACCCGCATCAACAACCCCATGAATGCCCACATCAAAGAGGCCGTCGGCGACCGCTTCGAGGCGTTGAAGGGGGAGTATCTGGCCCTGAAGAGAGAGTTCGGCGTCACCCAGCATGACTATTTCGTCCATGTCCTGGACCTGGTGGAAGATGGATGCACCGATGCCCTCCTGAAACAAACCGGCGAACAGTTTTTCGGTGATGTTTATGCCTCCTACCTGGCCCGCTACCGGCGCCTGTTCGAGTCGGCGCTCACTCTTATCGAAGGCACAAAACTCGGCATGAGCGGTATCCTGTTCCTCAATTTTTACTCCCATGCCATCAACAAGGGGATCACGCGGGTTTGA
- a CDS encoding SIR2 family protein, which translates to MRTIQPPIGVQGAGSLALSRAAPWWGSGRSPDKGFHIQAFLEETGAAVGLIPDELRRSLEDDEVILFCGAGVSMPAGMPSFEELVKNVFTDLLPEKTGCMPGSTEALAWKAYENNKFDEALGFLEAAEDGGFDPRKVRQRVKHHLSQNNKISDHHVILARLADLDKPRGRLVTTNFDCLFEIALESIRDEDSNHDTSIHAAPALPPARPDTLNGLIYLHGKLDNTPDNLGLVLSVADFGTAYLLEGWARRFVIDLFRHYHVLFLGYRVEDPTMRYLVSALAAARRGYALFKKPYAFAPWGGDEDHKNKEDAEQVWKLKGLEPLPYDATNHHEKLWQGLKKWADDHRQGRDARNQKFRELGRTPPSNDDDPVIKELTWALQNVDAAKFFADLKDKDRPGPQWLAALQKNGILSQSIGQSNDGKPIDVPLVSRTLTDHLDIHPAVFHLGRWIAQYLDSPKTLEWAFGEGCVLHLRLRSQVQHALGNSSPPIPSALAKIWRVLADDDYAYTLSLKNTRVLPTFPPLDPNNPFAIRSFLDHLRPIPVFKSENYKFFRNVFGKANPDPNQPGDWYVMDVELVGTRSHFDNINQSKGNAIDWEGTLAIMADDLTMRLKEAMEWLQVFGEASPEKDWTCESYPSISPHDQNSRPKGWVQLIALVRDAYDALFERDPDGASRLAQRWQYIAYPIFQRLALYAATQDSKHGVSLGLELLLNHPFPSLWATDTQRETCRFLRKRGRDLTHEDVLRLTKAITGDYARFKTAFPNLIEEESASFYERAVWLRLLKLIESEVELPHDTRNKFNEIRLKHQLEPQQDHAEEFARYSTGVQRFGPDEGEVSQNFSKMTTEDFIRRTKAREDNPLKNKWNGDGWGDFCKENFESALTLLKNAADQGHWFVFPWADFLSRHRQSETPQDSIIGKIASILNVMPLQILTEMNATPANWLQHFRNDLDEHLQLKLWQKMWDASLKEEAQEDNLDFNMSYNHSGGILGQILLDELANHFPRVPPGEPPGLPRRLQPCFDRITKDEGPSVDLARVRLALNLLHLFSIDPVWTENTLLCRMDVDHMDTFNQYLWQGYLSSPRYSEKFLPVFKGIFFKILSHLDKIPEDVRDNGIQLFIHIAIPPDRGISPDESHSVLFSMNTTSLAMVASALRDMVQAAGEKAPTLWKEAMGPWLKRAWPTRPKDKSEDISKELAMLAISADSAFPDVVDTIEDQLCPEKRGGSVLFLIEKNKTSKLTSRFPKHTLKLLDKIVSKETIPQNDITHILDEIAQSDPSLKKEDAFQRLSAINP; encoded by the coding sequence TTGAGAACGATCCAGCCACCAATCGGGGTCCAGGGGGCTGGCTCCCTGGCTTTGTCCAGGGCAGCGCCCTGGTGGGGTTCGGGGCGAAGCCCTGACAAAGGCTTTCATATCCAGGCTTTTCTGGAAGAAACAGGAGCTGCCGTGGGCCTTATCCCGGATGAGTTGCGCAGATCCCTCGAAGACGACGAGGTTATCCTCTTTTGTGGTGCGGGTGTTTCCATGCCTGCGGGGATGCCCTCCTTCGAGGAACTGGTCAAGAATGTTTTTACGGATTTACTGCCAGAGAAAACGGGTTGTATGCCAGGAAGCACGGAAGCGTTGGCATGGAAGGCGTATGAAAACAACAAATTTGATGAAGCTTTGGGCTTTTTGGAAGCCGCTGAGGATGGTGGATTTGACCCAAGAAAGGTGCGCCAGCGCGTCAAACACCACCTGTCTCAAAATAACAAAATTTCTGATCATCATGTTATTCTGGCCAGATTGGCCGATCTCGACAAGCCGCGTGGCAGATTGGTCACAACCAACTTTGACTGTTTGTTCGAGATTGCTCTAGAATCCATCAGAGACGAGGATTCCAATCACGACACGTCCATTCATGCAGCGCCTGCTCTCCCGCCAGCCAGGCCAGATACATTGAATGGCCTGATCTATCTGCACGGAAAGTTGGATAACACTCCAGACAATCTGGGGTTGGTGTTGAGTGTGGCAGATTTTGGCACGGCCTACCTGTTGGAAGGATGGGCACGCCGGTTTGTGATCGATCTGTTTCGCCACTATCATGTTCTCTTTCTGGGTTATCGGGTCGAAGACCCCACCATGCGTTACCTGGTCAGCGCCCTGGCGGCGGCCCGCAGGGGGTATGCGCTTTTCAAAAAACCTTATGCTTTTGCTCCCTGGGGCGGTGATGAAGACCACAAAAACAAGGAAGATGCTGAACAAGTATGGAAATTGAAGGGTTTGGAACCACTGCCCTATGACGCGACCAACCATCACGAAAAGTTGTGGCAGGGGTTGAAGAAATGGGCGGATGACCATCGCCAAGGCCGTGATGCAAGGAACCAAAAATTCAGGGAGCTTGGACGAACGCCACCCTCGAATGATGATGATCCGGTCATTAAGGAACTCACCTGGGCACTCCAAAATGTCGATGCCGCCAAATTTTTCGCCGACCTGAAAGATAAAGATCGTCCCGGTCCGCAATGGCTTGCGGCCTTGCAGAAAAATGGGATCTTGAGTCAGTCCATTGGCCAAAGCAACGATGGAAAACCCATCGACGTTCCCCTGGTTTCCAGAACCTTGACCGACCATCTGGATATCCACCCAGCCGTGTTTCATTTAGGTCGTTGGATTGCCCAATATCTGGATAGCCCGAAGACTCTTGAATGGGCCTTTGGAGAGGGATGCGTGCTGCATTTGCGCCTTCGGTCTCAAGTTCAGCACGCTCTCGGAAACAGCTCTCCACCTATTCCCTCGGCCTTGGCCAAAATATGGCGGGTTCTTGCGGATGATGACTACGCCTACACCTTGTCCTTGAAAAACACACGGGTTCTTCCGACATTCCCTCCGTTGGATCCGAATAATCCCTTTGCCATCAGATCATTTTTGGACCATCTGCGCCCCATTCCGGTTTTTAAATCTGAAAATTATAAATTCTTCAGAAACGTGTTTGGTAAGGCAAACCCGGATCCCAACCAACCCGGAGATTGGTACGTCATGGATGTCGAGTTGGTTGGTACCCGGAGCCACTTTGATAACATCAATCAATCCAAGGGCAACGCTATCGATTGGGAAGGAACATTGGCCATCATGGCTGATGACCTCACCATGCGGTTGAAAGAGGCGATGGAGTGGCTCCAGGTGTTTGGCGAGGCATCACCCGAAAAAGATTGGACGTGCGAGAGTTACCCCTCCATCTCTCCTCATGACCAGAACTCGCGCCCCAAAGGATGGGTGCAGTTGATTGCCCTTGTACGGGACGCCTACGATGCCTTGTTTGAACGAGACCCGGATGGGGCCTCTCGACTGGCGCAGCGCTGGCAATATATTGCTTATCCAATTTTTCAGCGTTTGGCCTTGTATGCCGCCACGCAAGACAGCAAACACGGGGTCAGCCTTGGGTTGGAACTTTTGCTGAATCATCCCTTTCCATCGCTGTGGGCCACTGATACCCAACGTGAAACTTGCCGTTTTTTGCGCAAACGCGGTCGAGATCTTACACATGAAGATGTGCTTCGATTGACAAAGGCCATTACAGGAGATTATGCCCGGTTTAAAACTGCTTTCCCGAATCTCATTGAAGAAGAATCGGCATCCTTTTATGAGCGGGCGGTGTGGCTTCGATTGCTCAAATTGATTGAATCGGAAGTGGAACTGCCACACGATACCCGAAATAAATTCAACGAAATCCGTCTCAAGCATCAACTGGAACCACAGCAAGACCATGCCGAGGAATTCGCAAGGTATAGCACTGGTGTACAACGGTTTGGCCCTGACGAAGGGGAAGTTTCACAAAATTTTTCCAAAATGACCACCGAAGACTTTATCCGCCGGACAAAGGCGCGAGAAGATAATCCTTTGAAAAACAAGTGGAACGGAGATGGATGGGGTGATTTTTGCAAAGAAAATTTCGAATCTGCACTGACGTTACTCAAAAACGCCGCCGATCAAGGTCACTGGTTTGTTTTTCCATGGGCCGACTTTTTGTCCCGTCATCGACAATCTGAAACACCTCAGGATAGCATTATCGGGAAAATTGCAAGCATTTTAAACGTGATGCCTTTGCAAATATTGACCGAAATGAACGCCACGCCTGCAAATTGGTTACAACATTTTCGAAATGACCTGGACGAACACTTGCAACTAAAACTATGGCAAAAAATGTGGGATGCGTCTCTCAAAGAAGAAGCACAAGAGGATAACCTTGATTTCAACATGTCTTACAACCATTCTGGCGGTATTTTAGGACAGATTCTTCTTGATGAGTTGGCAAACCATTTTCCGCGAGTGCCTCCCGGTGAACCCCCGGGATTACCCAGGCGATTACAACCATGCTTCGACAGGATCACCAAGGATGAAGGGCCATCAGTCGATCTGGCTCGGGTACGTTTAGCGCTTAATCTATTACACCTCTTCTCTATCGATCCAGTTTGGACAGAAAACACCCTGTTATGTCGTATGGATGTCGATCATATGGACACATTCAATCAATATCTATGGCAGGGCTATCTCTCTTCTCCTCGTTACTCAGAAAAATTTCTTCCTGTATTCAAGGGAATATTTTTTAAGATACTCTCTCATCTTGATAAGATTCCGGAAGATGTCCGCGACAACGGGATTCAATTATTCATTCATATAGCCATACCACCAGACAGGGGCATCTCTCCGGATGAATCGCACAGTGTACTCTTCAGCATGAACACCACCAGTTTGGCCATGGTTGCCTCGGCGCTCAGAGATATGGTACAGGCTGCGGGAGAAAAAGCACCCACCTTGTGGAAAGAGGCAATGGGGCCGTGGTTAAAACGTGCATGGCCAACACGTCCAAAGGATAAATCTGAAGATATTTCCAAAGAACTCGCCATGCTGGCCATTTCAGCGGATAGTGCGTTCCCGGATGTGGTTGATACCATCGAGGATCAACTTTGCCCAGAGAAACGGGGAGGCTCGGTTTTATTTCTTATCGAGAAGAACAAAACATCCAAGCTAACTTCCCGCTTCCCAAAACATACGCTGAAACTCTTGGATAAAATCGTCAGCAAAGAGACTATACCACAGAACGATATTACCCATATTCTTGACGAGATTGCGCAATCCGATCCAAGCCTGAAGAAAGAGGATGCGTTTCAACGTCTTTCCGCCATAAATCCGTGA
- a CDS encoding diguanylate cyclase yields MLREEDDKQWVLVVDADRANRHELSALLKEDCIVALAGRGDQALARVVLDPQPDVILLGLELEDMDGFAILDRLKWDHRTNAIPVLLVVQEENRQEVQRGLDMGAADVVTRPLLPSLVRRRVANLLEVARQRNMLERLVHLDGLTGICNRQHLDAIMAREWERAVRGGTMLSLVLLDVDHFKVFNEQYGFVMGDRVLKAVAKSLQKLLHRPADVAGRFGGGEFGLILPETDHLGAKRMGQEVCRVVADLCIAHTASPTADHVTASVGVATTMPREGALPDMLYQMGRDRLSEAKKAGRNRAAWNEE; encoded by the coding sequence ATGCTGAGGGAAGAGGATGACAAGCAGTGGGTTCTCGTGGTTGATGCCGACCGGGCCAACCGTCATGAACTGTCGGCTTTGCTTAAAGAAGATTGCATTGTGGCCCTGGCTGGTCGTGGGGACCAGGCCCTGGCGCGGGTGGTGTTGGATCCGCAGCCGGATGTGATTTTGTTGGGGTTGGAGTTGGAGGATATGGACGGGTTTGCCATTCTGGACCGGCTCAAATGGGATCACCGCACCAATGCCATTCCGGTTCTTTTGGTCGTGCAGGAGGAAAACCGGCAGGAGGTGCAACGGGGTCTGGATATGGGCGCGGCGGATGTGGTCACCCGGCCTTTGCTTCCAAGCCTGGTGCGCAGGCGTGTCGCCAATCTCCTGGAGGTGGCGCGCCAAAGAAACATGCTGGAACGGCTGGTCCACCTGGATGGGTTGACCGGTATTTGCAATCGGCAGCATCTGGACGCAATCATGGCCCGGGAGTGGGAACGGGCAGTGCGGGGAGGGACCATGCTCTCCCTGGTTCTGCTCGATGTGGACCACTTCAAGGTTTTTAACGAGCAGTACGGCTTTGTCATGGGAGATCGCGTTTTAAAGGCCGTGGCCAAATCCCTGCAAAAACTTCTGCATCGACCAGCCGACGTGGCAGGCCGTTTTGGCGGTGGGGAGTTTGGTCTGATCCTCCCCGAGACGGACCATCTCGGGGCCAAGCGCATGGGTCAGGAGGTGTGCCGGGTGGTGGCGGATTTGTGTATTGCCCACACCGCGTCACCGACGGCGGACCATGTAACCGCCAGCGTGGGCGTGGCGACCACCATGCCTCGGGAGGGCGCCCTGCCCGACATGCTGTACCAGATGGGCCGGGATCGGCTCTCCGAGGCCAAGAAAGCTGGGCGCAACCGTGCGGCCTGGAATGAAGAGTAG
- a CDS encoding transketolase, with protein sequence MCEPNTSTPLDERSRLLRRLILRSLQRSGRGHPGSALSLVEILRVLYDDILRYDPLSPHWPERDRCILSKGHGCLALYAILADKGYFPATELSRFCAVDSPLGGHPELNKVPGIEASTGALGHGLSMGAGMALGAKLHQRSNRVFVILGDGELNEGSVWEAAMFANKHRLSNLTAIVDSNQLQSYGRVNEVLDMHPLPDKWRSFGFAVREVDGHDVNALQQALRALPFAEGSPSVLIAHTVKGKGIPMAEGNPQWHHKSRIKPEELTEMFQALEAV encoded by the coding sequence ATGTGCGAACCCAACACCTCCACCCCACTTGACGAGCGGTCACGCCTGCTGCGGCGGTTGATTCTCCGCTCCCTGCAACGCAGCGGTCGTGGTCATCCCGGGTCGGCCCTTTCCCTCGTGGAGATCCTTCGGGTTCTTTACGATGACATCTTGCGCTACGACCCACTCTCCCCACACTGGCCGGAACGGGACCGGTGCATTTTGAGCAAGGGGCATGGCTGCCTGGCGCTCTACGCCATTCTGGCGGACAAGGGTTATTTTCCCGCCACGGAACTCAGCCGTTTCTGTGCGGTGGACAGTCCGTTGGGAGGACACCCGGAACTGAACAAGGTTCCCGGCATCGAAGCCTCCACCGGCGCCCTGGGGCATGGCCTCTCCATGGGTGCGGGCATGGCCCTCGGCGCCAAACTGCACCAGCGTTCAAACCGGGTCTTCGTCATCCTGGGTGACGGCGAACTCAACGAGGGGTCGGTCTGGGAAGCGGCCATGTTTGCCAACAAACATCGCCTGAGCAACCTGACCGCCATCGTGGACAGCAATCAACTGCAATCCTACGGCAGGGTCAATGAAGTGTTGGACATGCACCCCCTGCCCGACAAATGGCGCAGCTTCGGTTTCGCAGTGCGGGAGGTGGATGGCCACGACGTGAACGCCCTGCAACAGGCGTTGCGTGCGCTCCCCTTTGCCGAAGGGTCACCCAGCGTCCTCATCGCCCATACCGTCAAGGGCAAAGGGATTCCCATGGCCGAAGGAAACCCGCAGTGGCACCATAAATCCCGCATCAAACCGGAAGAGTTGACCGAAATGTTTCAAGCCCTGGAGGCCGTCTGA
- a CDS encoding radical SAM protein, with protein MSKLYSSMKFLRFTDHLAALQQGSVCAPVHIRIKPTNVCNHDCWYCAYRVDHLQLGEDMVERDTLDRDKMFEIVDDCITMGVKAVTFSGGGDPLVYKPLPEVVERLAAGGIRVATLTNGANLKGRMAEVFARHGTWVRISIDAWDDASYAKARGIKDGDFARVCDNMRHFAQMGSRCVLGISFIVTHDNHQHILEACKIFKALGVNHVKFSGAVVANDGAANNAYHRPIMAATSAQISAAKALNDKNFTVIDHYHELEERFDKSYTRCPFLQYLTVIGADASVYTCQDKAYTQTGLLGSIRERSFKKFWFSEENRQRLLTFNPAAHCRHHCVSHSKNLAILDVLAIDPEHGYFV; from the coding sequence ATGAGCAAACTCTACAGTTCCATGAAATTTTTGCGTTTTACGGACCACCTGGCCGCCTTGCAGCAGGGGAGTGTATGCGCCCCGGTCCATATCCGCATCAAACCCACCAATGTTTGCAACCACGACTGCTGGTATTGCGCCTACCGGGTGGACCATTTGCAGTTGGGCGAAGATATGGTGGAACGCGACACCCTGGATCGGGATAAAATGTTTGAAATTGTGGATGACTGCATCACCATGGGGGTGAAGGCCGTCACCTTCTCCGGCGGCGGCGATCCCCTGGTATACAAGCCTCTGCCCGAGGTGGTGGAACGCCTGGCCGCCGGCGGCATCCGCGTGGCAACCCTCACCAACGGCGCCAATCTCAAGGGGCGCATGGCCGAGGTTTTCGCCCGCCACGGCACCTGGGTGCGCATCTCCATCGACGCCTGGGACGACGCGAGCTATGCCAAGGCCCGTGGCATCAAGGATGGCGACTTCGCCCGGGTGTGCGACAACATGCGCCACTTTGCCCAAATGGGCAGCCGCTGCGTACTGGGCATCAGTTTCATCGTCACCCACGACAACCATCAACACATTCTGGAAGCCTGTAAGATCTTCAAGGCGTTGGGAGTCAACCACGTCAAATTCTCCGGCGCGGTGGTGGCCAACGACGGCGCGGCGAACAACGCCTATCACCGCCCCATCATGGCCGCGACCAGCGCTCAGATCTCCGCAGCCAAAGCCCTGAATGACAAAAATTTTACCGTGATCGACCACTACCACGAGCTGGAGGAGCGGTTCGACAAGAGCTATACCCGTTGCCCCTTCCTCCAGTATTTGACGGTGATCGGCGCCGACGCTTCGGTCTATACCTGTCAGGACAAGGCCTATACTCAAACAGGCCTTCTGGGCTCCATCCGGGAGCGCTCCTTCAAAAAGTTCTGGTTCTCGGAAGAGAACCGGCAGCGCCTCTTGACTTTCAATCCGGCAGCACATTGCCGACACCATTGCGTCTCGCACAGTAAAAACCTGGCCATCCTGGATGTCCTCGCCATCGACCCGGAACATGGTTATTTCGTATGA
- a CDS encoding transketolase, which produces MRRACHNMIHELVRRDSRVIFLGSDLGPGTLDGLKKEFPSRFFMEGVAEQNLIGVAAGLALEGFIPYVNTIATFLTRRCLEQITLDLCLQNLPVRLIGNGGGLVYAPQGPTHMAVDDLGLMRLQPNMTVVSPADADEMRRFMEQTLAWPGPIYVRLGKGGDPVVSRAEDPFVIGQAIPLRQGNDATLIATGVVVNRALKAAELLEEEEGVSCGVLNMHTLKPLDTAAILALAKHSPLLVTLEEHSRIGGLGSAVADTLMDAFPSPLPRLVRLGLPDAFPEGYGSQDALMDRYGLQPLHIVNAVLDHLPTRR; this is translated from the coding sequence ATGCGCCGCGCCTGTCACAACATGATCCATGAGCTGGTCCGGCGGGACTCCCGAGTGATTTTTCTCGGCTCCGATCTCGGACCGGGCACCCTGGATGGCCTCAAAAAAGAGTTTCCCTCCCGTTTCTTCATGGAGGGGGTGGCCGAACAAAACCTGATCGGCGTGGCAGCCGGCCTGGCCCTGGAAGGGTTCATCCCCTATGTCAACACCATCGCCACCTTTCTCACGCGCCGCTGCCTGGAACAGATCACCCTGGATCTCTGCCTGCAAAATCTTCCGGTCCGGCTGATCGGCAACGGAGGCGGGCTGGTTTACGCCCCCCAGGGCCCCACCCACATGGCTGTGGACGATCTGGGCCTGATGCGGCTGCAACCCAACATGACCGTCGTCTCGCCAGCTGACGCCGACGAAATGCGCCGGTTCATGGAGCAAACTCTCGCCTGGCCGGGCCCCATCTACGTCCGCCTGGGCAAGGGTGGGGATCCGGTGGTCTCGCGGGCGGAAGATCCCTTCGTCATCGGCCAGGCCATCCCCCTGCGGCAAGGGAACGATGCCACCCTCATCGCCACGGGAGTCGTGGTCAACCGTGCCCTGAAGGCAGCGGAACTCCTGGAAGAAGAAGAGGGCGTCTCCTGCGGCGTTTTGAACATGCACACCCTCAAGCCCCTGGACACGGCGGCGATCCTCGCCCTGGCAAAACACAGCCCCCTGCTCGTCACGCTTGAGGAGCACTCCCGCATCGGCGGTCTGGGCAGCGCCGTGGCCGACACCCTGATGGACGCCTTCCCCTCCCCTTTGCCGCGTCTGGTACGGCTGGGCCTGCCGGACGCCTTCCCCGAGGGGTATGGTTCCCAGGATGCCCTCATGGATCGCTACGGTCTGCAACCCCTTCACATCGTCAACGCCGTTTTGGATCACCTTCCCACACGGCGTTGA
- a CDS encoding class I SAM-dependent methyltransferase: MARVHFMDQMHQRTSRNYRQRLLDDDKAACATVAKQWGYDFWDGERRYGYGGHRYDGRWRPFARALIDHYGLKAGDRILDVGCGKGFLLYEFTQELPGVHVAGLDISAYAVEHAKEEVKPFLQVGNATHLPFADQSFDFVYSLITLHNLYCYDLERAILEIRRVGRGSRQLIAVESYRNEEEKANLLAWQLTCESFYTPEEWRWWYERCGYRGDHDFIFFT, translated from the coding sequence ATGGCCCGCGTTCATTTCATGGATCAGATGCACCAGCGCACCTCCCGCAACTATCGGCAACGCCTCCTGGACGATGACAAGGCCGCCTGCGCCACCGTGGCCAAACAGTGGGGCTACGACTTTTGGGACGGGGAGCGCCGCTACGGCTACGGCGGCCATCGCTATGACGGTCGCTGGCGCCCCTTTGCCCGCGCCTTGATCGACCACTACGGCCTCAAAGCCGGGGATCGCATCCTGGATGTCGGCTGTGGCAAAGGGTTCCTGCTCTACGAATTCACCCAGGAGTTGCCCGGGGTCCATGTCGCCGGCCTCGACATCTCCGCATACGCCGTGGAACATGCCAAGGAAGAGGTGAAACCCTTTCTTCAGGTCGGCAACGCCACCCACCTCCCCTTCGCCGACCAAAGCTTTGATTTTGTCTATTCACTCATCACCTTGCATAACCTGTACTGTTACGACCTGGAGCGCGCCATCCTCGAAATCCGGCGCGTCGGACGCGGAAGCCGTCAATTGATCGCCGTGGAGTCCTATCGCAACGAAGAGGAGAAGGCCAACCTGCTGGCTTGGCAATTGACCTGCGAAAGCTTTTATACCCCTGAAGAGTGGCGTTGGTGGTATGAGCGTTGCGGTTATCGGGGTGATCACGATTTCATCTTTTTCACCTGA